ATTAACAACCCCCACCCTTGTCCAGCCCCCCTGAGGCATTCTAGCCCCATTTGTGCTCTGCCCATACACAGATCTCTGAGCGAATTTGAATTAaccaaattaaatttaatttgataAAATTGGGATTTTAATGAAGGTGCTGAGAAGGAGCAGCCCCAAATTGTTTTCCCAGCCCGGCTCCTTGATGGGGCTcatttcccctctcccccccctcCCACAGGAGAATGTGGGTGAATGAAGAGAAATGGAATATAATGAATCCCCTTCCTTGGATAGACACAAGCAGCACCAGGGAACACCTCTGGGAGCTGTAGGAGGGAAAAGGGTGCCTGGATGGGTtctggagcaggctggggagGTGGGATAAGTGGCTTCCCACGCTATGATCCTCCAGGGAAGCGTTTTAGGGGTGGAGGAAGCCAGGAGGGCACACGGTGCCAGGGCTTAGGGGGAGGATAAGAGTGCAACCCTAATTTAAAGGTTGATGCTACACTGTGCACTCCTTTCTTTAAGCTCCCTAAAATAACCTATCCTGGGAGTGCCACAGGCATTGGGAACTCAGCTTTTATTGTCACAGGCCACAGCAGCAGACAATGGGGTCGGTCACAATAGGGGGGGACAGGGGAGTCACACCACAGGGTCCCAGCAGAGCCACTCTGAGCAGCCACACAGGCCCCAACATccagagagagggaaggaacaTAAGCCACAAGCCTGGCTCCTTCCCATGCCTTTCCTCCCCCATCCCGGTGCAAAATGAGATGTCCTCAGCCCATGGtgattttccctctgggaacaGGATGAGCAGACAAAGGGGTACCTGCAAGCAGCTTCTGGAATCAGCTGAGCCCAACCTGGATGGGCTGGAAGATCATTGAGGATCCAAGGGTTTTACTCACCAGGCACACTCAGGAAGCAGGCTCCATTCCCAGGAAATGACCAGCCCAGGAGCCAGCATGGCCCTCGGGATCACCCGTCATAATGGGTGCTGGATTTGGGGTACAGACACACCCAGCCATctcaggggagggggaaaggtaCCCCCCCAGACGTGTCTGTGCTGGGTCTGAGCCCCACCAGAACAGAGCTGAGCCTCCCTCCAAGGATTGTCCCAACACCTCTGGAGTCACCAGGCtacctcagctctgctgcagccatgCCAGAggtggagaagggaacaaagGGATCAGACTGAAGAAGAAAACCTTCCCTGCTGGCACAAAGCCCCTTGTAAGAAGAACCCCCAGTCTTTTGtaccccagtgccaccctctCTAATGCTGACTTTCCCCTGCAGAGAGccggcacagccccagcagccgcCCCCATCCCGGGCTGCTCACTCGGGAATGTAGTCCCTGAAGGAGTTAAAGCTGAGGCTTCGGCCCGCAGAGTTCAGGGTGGAGCTGGCTTGCATCTTGGGAATCTTCTCCATGAGCTTGGACACTGTCCTCCTCTTGAAGGAACCCGGGGAGAAGTGCCCCTGCCGGAGCAGCTCCTGGTAGAGGCTGCTGAACACGGCCACCGGCTCCTCGTAGCTATCCCGCGTGGAGATCTCATAGAAGGGAATCTTGAGGGCTTTGGAGAGGTTCTCCCCGTCCTCGGTGGACACCATCCTGTCGAACTGCAGGTCCTTCTTGTTGCCCACGATGACGACGGGAGGCTGCTCGGCGGCTCCGCTGCGCTTGGGGCTGGCGTGCAGGTGGTTGATGAGGAAGCACAGCCGCATCACCTCGTCGAAGCTGCAGCGGTCGGTCACCGAGTACACCACGGCAAAGCCGTCGCCCCACTTGATCTTCTCCTCGATCTGCAGCGAGTCCTCCTCCTGCCGGGGCACACAGGCTCCTGTCAGCACCGCTGGAATGCCGGCGCTGAGGGATGCGGCACTGGAAAACCTCCTCGAGGGTGTGGTGCTGTCTACGTGAAGGGTTTGGGGACAGAGGTGGTAAATCCCACAGCCtagggcagggatggggtggcTTAGGCAGGGTGGGAGGTGGGGATGGCCATCAGGTCTATCCTGGTGTGGATATTGGGGGAATCAGTGCTCCCTTGAGCTGTCAGGATGCTCCACTGGCACAGGAAgcacagctgtgccctgcactgGAATGAGGGAATACCTACCTGAAGCCACACTGTAACTAAGGTTAAACATAAATTCACCAAAACACCCTTTTCCTGAGGTAACCACTGTGGTGTTCCAGACACCGGGAATTAGGCCAGTGCCTTCCCTggcaggctgctctgctcccatggTGTTTTCCTGGCTGAGCTCACCTGTCCAGCTGTGTCGAGGATCTCGAAGTGCACCATCTCCCCATCGATGACAGCCACGTGCCTGTAGATCATTTCTGGGCAGGACACACAGGGAAGGTGTGTGAGAGAACCCCCagggagcagccacagcccacCTGGGTGGCCGAGAGGGCAGCAGTGACCAAAGTGTAGGAGCAGcaagggagggagaggggctccacaggagagagggaggaggggatATTCCA
This genomic stretch from Cinclus cinclus chromosome 6, bCinCin1.1, whole genome shotgun sequence harbors:
- the LOC134045469 gene encoding ras-related and estrogen-regulated growth inhibitor-like, with amino-acid sequence MSFPRPLRRSVSLSPARTLRLVVLGQSAVGKTALTVRFITRRFIGDYDPTLEMIYRHVAVIDGEMVHFEILDTAGQEEDSLQIEEKIKWGDGFAVVYSVTDRCSFDEVMRLCFLINHLHASPKRSGAAEQPPVVIVGNKKDLQFDRMVSTEDGENLSKALKIPFYEISTRDSYEEPVAVFSSLYQELLRQGHFSPGSFKRRTVSKLMEKIPKMQASSTLNSAGRSLSFNSFRDYIPE